From the genome of Methanofollis sp. UBA420:
CCTCTTCCCACTTTCTTTTTCTGTATCCCCCATCTCATCTGATCTGGGAGACGAGCACCAGCGAGTTCAAGAACAGAGGATATCAAATATTTTCCTGTGCGTGCACATCTTTGATGTGTCACATCTCTCCTCAGGGGACCGGTGATCTACATCAACCCCAGCACGAGGAGTTCAACAGAATCGGAAAAAAAAGAAAAAAATCTCAGATCGACCCGGGCGCGCCGGTGACGACCGGGAGCGCTGCGGCGATCTCGGGGAGGAGTTCGACCGGGATGCCCATGACCATCTCGCCGTCAGCAATACCGGAGAACTTGCGCGACCCGTCGCAGCCCAGGGAGAAGTTCACCTTGCCGTTGAGATAAGTCTGGGCGGTCGTGTCGGCGCAGACCGACTGGATGCCAGCAAAATTCGACTCGATCCTGCCGCCGAGTTTGTAGAGGACGCTCTGGGCGAGTTTGAGCATCACACGCGGCTCGGCCACGATGAGAACGACCGTCGGGGTGAAGGGCGTCTTTTCGAGCGGGGCATACATCGTCGCATAGGTCAGCCCCGACTCCACGTGCGGGATCTGGTCGATCGTCCGCTTGCAGGCAGCCCAGGTATCGAACTTGCCGAGCTTGAAATAGAACTCCCCGCTCTTCAGGCTCGGCGTGATCGCCTTCAGGCCGAGGGCCCAGGCGCCGCCCTGACAGGCGTGCTTCTCTGCAGTGGCGTAGAAGACCTTCCCCTCCTTCCGGGCGAGGTTGACCATCTGGCAGTGACGGGTGGTCTCGGAAAGTTCCTCCATCCCCGCGGGGATCTGTTCCTTCGACTGCACGAACCCGACGGCCACCGGCGAGTGCGATAAATTGAGATTTTTCTTCAGAGCCTCAGAAGCAGCCGCATAATCGATTTTCGTCCTTATGTCACTCATTTTTGTTCCTCCTGTAGTCTACTCCTCTCCCCCATGCACCATAAAAATGTGCCTGCCAGCAAATATATCATGGAAATTATAGACTGTGAAGTTTCTCCCGCACCTTCAGGAAGAAATTTTTCCCGGCGTCGATGAAGATTGCCGGTGCGTCGGCCCTTTTCACCGAGATATCGAGGCCGTCCATAAGTGTCGTGCTCCCTCTGCCGTCGAAGACGAGTTGAGCCGGTTTGTCGCTTTCAAGCTTGATCCGCAGATCCCTGCTGCTCTCGATGAGATGGGGCCGTGAAGAGAGCATGTAGGGTGCGAGAGGGACGAGGAGAAAGCCGTCGAACTTCGGGTCAACGATGGGCCCCCCGCCGCTCATCGCATAGGCCGTCGAACCGGTCGGCGTGGCGATGACCAGACCGTCGGCTCTGAACTCCTCGACCTCGATGCCGTCGATGACGATGGTGAACCGCAACATCTTCGCGGGGCGTTCAGTGACGATCACCGCTTCGTTGAGGGCTGTGCCCAGGGGTTCTCCCCCGGCACTGAGGGCGATACGCATCCGCATTTCGAGTCTCATCTTCCTCTGAAGGTCCCTGAAGAATGCCTGCGCCTCGGAGGACTCGAGGTCCGCGAGGAAGCCCACATGCCCTTTGTTGATCCCGATGATCGGGATCTGCCTCTTCATCCTCCTGACGGCAAGGAGGACCGTGCCGTCCCCGCCAACGGCGACGACGATGTCGGCATCGGTCTCGTCGAGCCACTCCCCTTCCCCGCCTCTCCCGAGGGCAATGGCGGTGCTTCCTTCCAGGGCCACATGGTAGCCGTACGAGAGGAGGAGCTCCTCTACCTCCACGGCATAGGAGAGCACTTCGGGCATGTCTATACGGGATATCAGGATGGCCTTCACGTCTGTTACCTCAGGTATTCGATGATCTTGTTATGGAGGACGCCGTTCGTGGCCACCAGGCACCTCCCGATACTCACCTCGTCGGGGAAGGCGGCAGGGCTTCCTTCCAGTCCTGTCACCGTCCCCCCTGCTTCCTCGCAGAGGACGATCCCCGCGGCGGCGTCGGTGATGCGGAGGGTGTTCCTGACGTCCACGAAGCCGTCGAGCCTGCCGGCAGCGACATAGGCGAGTTCAAGGGACGAAGCGCCGAGGAGCCGCCACCGCCGCACCTTCTGCCCGAGCCTGAGCACCGAGGCCGGGTCGAACTTCCTCCCGTAGACTGAGAGTGCGCTGTCTTCAAGCAGGGACGTCTTTGAGACATGGATGGGTTTCCCGTCGAGGAAGGCTCCTTTCCCCTTCTCCGCCGTGAAGGTCTCGTGAGTGCAGAGATCCCGGACATATCCTTTTGTCAGGACGCCGTCCTCGCCATAGGCGATGGAGATGGTGTAGAACGGGATACCGTGGACTGCATTATAGGTGCCGTCTATGGGGTCGAGGTAGACCGTCCCCTTTTCCCCGCCGACATCGACGCTGCCAGCTTCCTCGGAGATGAGGCGGCGGCAGAAGGGATCGTCCTTGAGGGCAGCGATAACGCACTCCTCCGCGGCCTGATCTATCAGCTCGGTCGGGGTGCCGTCTGCGCCCATCCGGATATACTTTCCGCCCTCAGGACTGCCGGCAAGATCCCGCGTGGCATCCTCGACGATCCCGGCCAGATTTTCGCACCACCTGATGAAGTCCATGCAAACTCACGTGCGTTGTATTTATCTATGGCCGTCATGATAAATTACTACTGCGAGCGTGAACTCAATGAAGGAACAGACTGAGACTGGTAAGTTAAAGGAAGGCCGCTATGTTGTGGTCGACGATGAGCCCTGCAAGATCCTTGGAATTGCCACGTCAAAGCCCGGCAAGCACGGTGCGGCCAAGGCCCGTATCGATGTCGTCGGTATCTTTGACGGCCAGAAACGCTCGATCGTCCAGCCGGTATCGACGAAGGTCTATGTGCCGGTCGTTGAGCGGAAGGTCGGACAGGTGATCTCAATCACGGGCACCACCGTCCAGATGATGGACGTCAAGGACTTCACCATGTTTGAGATTGAGGTCCCTGAGGACAAGGTCGCCGAGATGGAGGCTGGCAAAGAAGTCCAGTACATCGAGGCACTCGGGAAGAAGAAGTTGGACTTCTGAGCCTGCACGGCCATCTGGTCGGAGCGGTGCTCAGGAGGAGCATTCATGGAAGTCTTCCTAAATACTCTTTTTGCCGACGCCGGAGCAGAGTATGCCGACGCCGGCTATGTGATCTTCGGGGCGCCGTATGACGGGACATCCTCGTACAGGGCAGGTTCCCGCGACGCACCCGGCGCGATCAGGGCAGTCTCGTTCAACTTCGAGACCTATATCCCTGACCCGGGTATCGACCTTGTGGACGTTTCCGTCTGCGACCTCGGCGACCTTGAGGTGCTCTCTCTCCCCGACCTCGTCGTGGACCAGGTGAGGGAGACAGCCGCCATGATTGTGCAGGACGGCAAGGTGCCGATACTGATCGGCGGCGAGCACACGGTCACGCCGGGTGCGGTCGAGGCTGTGAAGCCCGCGTGCTATGTCGTCTGCGACGCCCACCTGGACCTGCGCGACGAGTTCGGCGGGACGAAGTGGAACCACGCCTGCGCGACGCGGCGGGTGATGGACCTCGGCGTGGAGGATATCTTCATCATCGGGGCCCGGAGCGGGCCTGCGGAGGAGTTCGAACTCGTCGGGGAGTCGGAGAGGCTCCACATGTATACGGCCGACGATGTCGCGGAACGGGGCATTGAGGCGGTGATCAGGGATATCAAGGATATCATCGGCGACCGGAGTCTGTATCTCTCCATCGACGCGGACGCGGTCGACTGCTGTCTCACCCCGGGCCTCGGGACGCCCGAACCTTTCGGGATCACGCCCCGCGACCTGCGGAGCGTGGTGCGGGCCTTTGCGGCGCGGGCGTCGGGCTTCGACTATGTCGAGGTCTGTCCGATCGACGCGGGCCAGACAGCGGCGGTGGCGGCAAAACTGATCCGGGAATTCATCGCCTGGCATGAGGCCGGGATTGAGGGGCTCTGAGCCCCTCTTTTTGATCTTTCTTCTTTCGCTTTTGAGATCTCATACTCTCGGGGCCGGAACGGCGGCGCCCTCCTCTGAAATATCCTCCAGATAGAGGCCGAAAAGATCTGGACATGCTACACCCTGCCCCTCCTGCTCTTGATCCCGGCATCGTACACTCTCTGGACACCATAACAGAGACAGGCCATGGCAGGGATGACGACGAACAGGAGTACTCCGTTCTGGAAATATCCCGAAAGGTTCAGCCAGGAAATGAACTGACCCGATAGGGAGAAAACCGGCATGTGAAAGAGGTAGATGCAGTACGATGCGTACGCGAGCGCTCCGATGGCAGGAAAAATGCTCGTCTCGTGTTTTTTAAGGGGTTGCTCAAGAAAAAGGAAACGGCGGTTGCCTTCAGCCGCGGCAATTCCGGCAATAAAGAAGAAGTAGTACAGGAAGAAGCGATAGTCGATGATGTTCAGGATCTGATGAAGGATGGCCAGAACGGCAAAGATGCTTACGGCAAGAAGTATCCTCGTCCGACCGGGCCGCCCGGAAAATACGGGATACATGGCATACAGCACCATGATGAAACCGATGAACCAGAGGGTGAAGATCGGTTCGATATATGCGGGTGCCAAGATTACCTGAAGACAGAGGATGTTAGCAACCCATTCGGGAATGCTGTAGTGGAGCGGAGGGAAGAGGCCGAATACCTGGAAGCAGAGGAAGTAGACGAAGAGTGCGGCGAGGTAGAGAGGGTATATCCTCACGATTCTTTTTTTGTAGAAATGCAGGACTTCCTTTCTGTCCCGGAGGGTCGTATTGTTCTCGTAGATGGCATACCCGGATACAAATGTAAAGCAGGCCAGCGCGATGAATGTGAGGAACTCGAAGACGTAATAATTCTCTATGACGACCGCCGACAGGAAATTTTGCATGTGAACGAAAATGACAAGAAGAATTGCAAAAGCTTTGATCGCATCCAGAAAGAGAAACCGCCCCATATGTCACCTCATATGATAGGCACTGATGAATGGATCGTCATAGCCTTTTCGATCTGTTTTTTCCGCGGGGCATGTCGTCATCGAGCGTCAATGATATGGCCATCCCGGTGACGAAGGAAGATAAAATGAGGGCCGGGTTCTGTAGAATCGCTCATGAAAGTTTCAAGCGGTTCTACATAGCCCACTTCACACTTTTTTATCGGCAGGACCCGGCATATCCGGAGGTTTCAGAAGAAGGCGCATTGCATCCAGCCAGAGTTGACGCATTTCTGCATGATCCATGTACGTCAGGGCATAGTCCTGAATCCCCGAATACAATGCGACGATCAGGAGCGCCAGAGTCCGGGCATCGGTCTCTGTGGTGATGGTGCCCTTTTGCTGTCCTCTTTTAATTCCTTCTTCTGCCAGGGAGACCATGCCGTTGACGTACTCGAGGACGACATGCCCGACTCTTGGCGTGTTCCGTGACGCAAGCGCAAACATCTCGTAGAACAGAGCCCGCCTTTTTTCATCGCTGAGACTGTACCGCTCGAAGATCAGGGTCAGTACTTCTTCAAACGGGCGGTTATAGCCATCATAGGCTACTCTCTGTATTTCTGCCAGTATTGTGGCGAAAACTTCCTGGAGCAGGTCTTCTTTGCTCGAAAAGTACCAGTACACCGCCCCCTTGCTCACCCCGAGTTTTTTGGCGACATCTTCGATGGTCGTCTGTGCATAACCGCGTTCGGCAATCGCCTCCATCGCTGCCTGTATAATTCGCTGTTTTGCATCTTCCCTGTACTCAGGAACGACCTTTGGCATTGATGAATCATTTCTCTTTTTTCTCGAATTTAAATAGTCGTACCTCCGGGAGACATCCATACCAAATGGTTTAATAACATTCTATTCAGTATGTTATTTGATCCATTAGAATGGCAACGCCGATGGCCGCGGTGGCCAGAACACGATCGGAGAAGGGCGGTGCCATGAAATGGGCCTCGAAAACCAGCGGAAGGAGAGTGCTCAGCGGCGCCGTCCCTCCCCCGCGGGAACACAAGGAGATGAACACCGATGCAGGTACCGTCACCTACGACGATCTCTGATGAGAAAAGAAGCATGAAAGCGGGCCCGAGCACAATGGCCGAATCGATGCTGCTGGAAGACAGAAGCATTTTTTTGGACCCCTGTGCGGTCCATTTCGTCGGTCGCCAGATGCTTGAGTGGGCCAGAGACCATCCGCTGGAAACAACAGCGATCGCAAAAAAATACGATCGGAAAATGCCGGGGTGGAGCACTTTCATCCGCACCCGCGCCCGGTATTTCGATGACGTCGTACAGAATGCAGGGAGCGAAGGGTTCAGCCCGCGGGGTATCTGTCCTGGTACCGGAGGCGACAGCGAATGAGCAAGTGGGGACGAACGCGATCGGGTTCATACCTGAACCCCAATTTTATCGCCGGGAGAGCGACCGGCACCTGCTGCTGGGGATGCGCCAAGCGCGACGACTGCCCCCTGGAATCCGCGGGGCGGCGGTGCACCCGCGACCACACCACCTGCGAGGTCTGCACCTGGTGGAACGAACGCGGCTGTGTCTGTTTTGAGATCGACCGGAAGTTCCTGAAACTGTGAGTAAGGTTAGAGACAAAATCCCGAAAAGAGAGAACACCATGACAGAAATGAAAAATGCCAATTCGCACATTCCCGGATGCATCAGAAAGATGACCAATACCGAACGGGTATTTTACATGTATCCCGGATGCAATGTCGCGGTCGTTGCCCGGATACGCGGCACCATATCAGAACCTGATCTGCGTCGCGCCCTTGAAAAGGTACTCCGAATGCACCCTTTTATCGGTGCAAAGATAGTTGTCGATGGCCGTCATGATGCCTGGTTCTCAGATGACAATGTTCCCCCTCCTCCTTTGCGGGTCGTACAAAGGACTTCGGATACACAGTGGTTTTCCGAGATGAAATCCGAACAGCGGATACCTTTCGACCTGGGAAAAGGGCCGCTCATCAGGTTTGTGCTGATACATTCGCCGGACATATCCGACCTTGTGATCGTATGCAACCACACTATCTGCGACGGCATGGCACTGGCAAACCTTGTCCGCGATCTCCTGGAGTTATACGCCAATCCGGGGCAGGAAATCACCGTACTTTCTCCCCCCGATATGATG
Proteins encoded in this window:
- a CDS encoding TetR/AcrR family transcriptional regulator is translated as MDVSRRYDYLNSRKKRNDSSMPKVVPEYREDAKQRIIQAAMEAIAERGYAQTTIEDVAKKLGVSKGAVYWYFSSKEDLLQEVFATILAEIQRVAYDGYNRPFEEVLTLIFERYSLSDEKRRALFYEMFALASRNTPRVGHVVLEYVNGMVSLAEEGIKRGQQKGTITTETDARTLALLIVALYSGIQDYALTYMDHAEMRQLWLDAMRLLLKPPDMPGPADKKV
- the speB gene encoding agmatinase is translated as MEVFLNTLFADAGAEYADAGYVIFGAPYDGTSSYRAGSRDAPGAIRAVSFNFETYIPDPGIDLVDVSVCDLGDLEVLSLPDLVVDQVRETAAMIVQDGKVPILIGGEHTVTPGAVEAVKPACYVVCDAHLDLRDEFGGTKWNHACATRRVMDLGVEDIFIIGARSGPAEEFELVGESERLHMYTADDVAERGIEAVIRDIKDIIGDRSLYLSIDADAVDCCLTPGLGTPEPFGITPRDLRSVVRAFAARASGFDYVEVCPIDAGQTAAVAAKLIREFIAWHEAGIEGL
- a CDS encoding translation initiation factor IF-5A, translated to MKEQTETGKLKEGRYVVVDDEPCKILGIATSKPGKHGAAKARIDVVGIFDGQKRSIVQPVSTKVYVPVVERKVGQVISITGTTVQMMDVKDFTMFEIEVPEDKVAEMEAGKEVQYIEALGKKKLDF
- a CDS encoding DUF169 domain-containing protein produces the protein MSDIRTKIDYAAASEALKKNLNLSHSPVAVGFVQSKEQIPAGMEELSETTRHCQMVNLARKEGKVFYATAEKHACQGGAWALGLKAITPSLKSGEFYFKLGKFDTWAACKRTIDQIPHVESGLTYATMYAPLEKTPFTPTVVLIVAEPRVMLKLAQSVLYKLGGRIESNFAGIQSVCADTTAQTYLNGKVNFSLGCDGSRKFSGIADGEMVMGIPVELLPEIAAALPVVTGAPGSI
- a CDS encoding bifunctional fructose-bisphosphatase/inositol-phosphate phosphatase, with protein sequence MDFIRWCENLAGIVEDATRDLAGSPEGGKYIRMGADGTPTELIDQAAEECVIAALKDDPFCRRLISEEAGSVDVGGEKGTVYLDPIDGTYNAVHGIPFYTISIAYGEDGVLTKGYVRDLCTHETFTAEKGKGAFLDGKPIHVSKTSLLEDSALSVYGRKFDPASVLRLGQKVRRWRLLGASSLELAYVAAGRLDGFVDVRNTLRITDAAAGIVLCEEAGGTVTGLEGSPAAFPDEVSIGRCLVATNGVLHNKIIEYLR
- a CDS encoding class I SAM-dependent methyltransferase — protein: MAESMLLEDRSIFLDPCAVHFVGRQMLEWARDHPLETTAIAKKYDRKMPGWSTFIRTRARYFDDVVQNAGSEGFSPRGICPGTGGDSE
- a CDS encoding acyltransferase family protein gives rise to the protein MGRFLFLDAIKAFAILLVIFVHMQNFLSAVVIENYYVFEFLTFIALACFTFVSGYAIYENNTTLRDRKEVLHFYKKRIVRIYPLYLAALFVYFLCFQVFGLFPPLHYSIPEWVANILCLQVILAPAYIEPIFTLWFIGFIMVLYAMYPVFSGRPGRTRILLAVSIFAVLAILHQILNIIDYRFFLYYFFFIAGIAAAEGNRRFLFLEQPLKKHETSIFPAIGALAYASYCIYLFHMPVFSLSGQFISWLNLSGYFQNGVLLFVVIPAMACLCYGVQRVYDAGIKSRRGRV
- a CDS encoding NAD(+)/NADH kinase, with amino-acid sequence MKAILISRIDMPEVLSYAVEVEELLLSYGYHVALEGSTAIALGRGGEGEWLDETDADIVVAVGGDGTVLLAVRRMKRQIPIIGINKGHVGFLADLESSEAQAFFRDLQRKMRLEMRMRIALSAGGEPLGTALNEAVIVTERPAKMLRFTIVIDGIEVEEFRADGLVIATPTGSTAYAMSGGGPIVDPKFDGFLLVPLAPYMLSSRPHLIESSRDLRIKLESDKPAQLVFDGRGSTTLMDGLDISVKRADAPAIFIDAGKNFFLKVREKLHSL